The genomic DNA CCGATTAAACGAACGGGGACATCGTTATAAGCAATATCTGCATGAATTTGGTCTGCTGCACGAAGGGGTAAAAATGGTCCAAATACTTGTGTAAAAACTACTTTTCCTGATAACGCAAGACCTGCAGACAACCCAACCTGATTGGCTTCAGCAATTCCAACATTGATACAACGGTCTGGGTACGCTTTCATTAATTTTCCGACTTCAGAAGATGGAGCCACGTTGTCTGAACAAACAAACGCAAAGTCCATTCCTTCGTCAGCCATTTTTCTCAATTCCGTTCCATATACCTCACGTGCAGATGATAATATTTGGTCAAAGTTTAAGCTCACTTCTACAGCCATAATTTATCTCACCTTTCTTGTGTTTTCGATAGATTCTATTGCCTTTTCCAAATCTTCTTTGTTCAAAACCCCTGCATGCCAACCTACGACATTTTCCATAAACGATACGCCTTTACCCTTTGTTGTATTTGAGATAATACAAATGGGTTTTCTTCGAATATGTGGATCAGATGGAGGAAGTGATTCTAGCGCCACACAAACTTCACCCATATCATTTCCATTCACCTCAATCACTTCCCAGCCAAACGCTCTCATTTTCTCATCCAGTGGATCAATGGAATTTGTTAGATTCGTAGGACCGGACATTTGCAGGTCATTTTTATCAATAATCGCTACTAGATTACCAAGTTGATAATGTCCTGCGGTCATAAATGCTTCCCAGTTCGTTCCCTCTTGAAGTTCACCATCACCGATAATACAGAATGTCCGCCAGTTTTCATTTGACATCCTTGCACCAAGGGCCAATCCTGTCGCTATTGGCATCCCATGACCTAGTGAACCAGTAGATGCTTCGATTGCATCCACATATTTTCGATTTGGATGCATACTGAATTTCGCTGTCTCTAGTGTTTCAAAATGATCAACCATATAATCCATTGTGTACATACCCATATCTTGATAAATGGTAAATAGTGCTTCTGCACAATGTCCTTTACTTAAAATAAGTCGGTCACGTTCAGGCATTTCTGGATTTTTCGGATCATAATTCATATCACTAGTGTTGCATGAATAATATTTAAATTTTCAGTTTAATTATTTTCCTTATTTGGAGCCAAAAAAGGAAATACCCATACAAAGGTGGCTCTATCCATTTGGAAATTATTTTACAATTAGACTGAGGTGACACCGACAGTTTGGCTGATTAAGGAACAGCCTTTCCTTCTATTTTTCGAATCCAGATCGTAGCCGGCTTCCACAATGCTGCCTTTAAATATCGGCTAATCTGCAGAATTTTCCTCTTGCTGTCCGTCTCGATCTGCGCGAGAACATTGAGACAATAGACGATTAACGCGATGAACACCTGATTCTGTATCGCCCACTCGCTTTGGCCGTAGAACTTTTTGATGTTTAAGTGCTGCTTGATCCATTTGAAAAAAAGTTCAATGGCCCAGCGGGCCTTGTACATCTCTGAAATTTCTTCTGCGCTCAAATCAAAACGGTTTGTGATGAGGTGAAGCAGATTCCCTTTTGAATCAGCCACTTTTAGAAGACGGAAGTAATTCTCTGTACGGTTTTGTGTGCTTCCGAGCAACACCATTTGAT from Robertmurraya sp. FSL R5-0851 includes the following:
- a CDS encoding transketolase, translated to MNYDPKNPEMPERDRLILSKGHCAEALFTIYQDMGMYTMDYMVDHFETLETAKFSMHPNRKYVDAIEASTGSLGHGMPIATGLALGARMSNENWRTFCIIGDGELQEGTNWEAFMTAGHYQLGNLVAIIDKNDLQMSGPTNLTNSIDPLDEKMRAFGWEVIEVNGNDMGEVCVALESLPPSDPHIRRKPICIISNTTKGKGVSFMENVVGWHAGVLNKEDLEKAIESIENTRKVR